The following coding sequences lie in one Clupea harengus chromosome 23, Ch_v2.0.2, whole genome shotgun sequence genomic window:
- the nog2 gene encoding noggin-2 has protein sequence MGCSLQMLLPLLLLSLLSAHLGSCQHYLPHYRLRPSPSDHLPVPGLHEDPDPEYDPREQDLVERTLRKKLGSNFDPNFMSISAPAQLNLSHTQLELRVHGPMPNEIKKLDLSETPYGKRVKVGKKARRKFLQWLWTYTHCPVVYAWKDLGVRFWPRYIKEANCFNERSCSFPEGMFCKPVKSITKTFLRWYCQGFLRQKYCTWIPVQYPIISECKCSC, from the coding sequence atgGGCTGCTCCCTCCagatgctgctgccgctgctgctgctgtcactaCTGTCCGCTCACCTGGGCTCTTGCCAGCATTACCTGCCGCATTATCGACTCAGGCCATCTCCAAGCGACCATCTCCCAGTTCCAGGCCTGCATGAGGACCCAGACCCAGAGTACGACCCGCGCGAACAGGACTTGGTGGAACGGACACTGAGGAAAAAGCTTGGAAGCAACTTTGACCCTAACTTCATGTCCATCAGCGCACCCGCGCAGCTCAACCTCTCACATACGCAGCTCGAGCTGCGTGTACACGGCCCGATGCCAAACGAAATAAAAAAGCTGGACCTGTCTGAGACACCATATGGCAAACGGGTCAAAGTGGGCAAGAAGGCCCGCCGGAAGTTCTTGCAGTGGTTGTGGACGTACACGCACTGTCCAGTGGTGTACGCATGGAAAGACCTTGGCGTGCGCTTCTGGCCGCGCTACATCAAAGAAGCGAACTGCTTCAATGAGCGCTCGTGCTCGTTCCCAGAGGGCATGTTCTGCAAACCGGTGAAATCCATCACCAAGACCTTCCTCCGATGGTACTGCCAGGGCTTCCTGCGGCAAAAATACTGCACGTGGATACCGGTGCAATACCCGATCATCTCCGAGTGCAAGTGCTCATGCTGA